In one window of Lynx canadensis isolate LIC74 chromosome B3, mLynCan4.pri.v2, whole genome shotgun sequence DNA:
- the STRC gene encoding stereocilin — translation MALSLWALLLPLSCAVILVPTGIQSLDPGLSLLKSLLSTMDQAPQRSLSRSQFSAFLANISSSFGPGRMGEGPVGEPPPLQPPALRLHDFLVTLRGSPDWEPMLGLLGDVLALLGQEQTPRDFLGHQAGVLGGLAEVLLGALVPVGPPTPTRPPCTRDGPSDCVLVADWLPSLLLLLEGTRWQALVQVQSSMDPTNATGLNGREPAPHFLQGLLGLLTPVGEPGSEEALWGGLLRTVGAPLYAAFQEGLLRVTDSLQDEVFSILGQPEPDANGQCQGGNLQQLLLWGIRHNLSWDVQALGFLSGLPPPPPALLHCLSTGVPLPRASQLSGHISPRQQRAISVEALCENHSGPAPPYSISNFSIHLLCQHAKPATPQPPPSTIAICQTAVWYAVSWAPGAQGWLQACHDQFPDQFLEAICSNLSFSALSGPNRRLVKRLCAGLLPPPTSCPEGLPSVPLTPEIFWGCFLENETLWAERLCGEAGLQAVPPSNQAWVQHVCQGPTPDATAFPPCHIGPCGERCPDGGSFLMMVCANDTMYEALVPFWPWLAGQCRISRGGNDTCFLEGLLGPLLPSLPPLGPSPLCLAPAPFLLGMLSQLPRCQSSVPALAHSTRLHYLLRLLTFLLGPGAGGTEAQGMLGQALMLSSLPDNCSFWDAFRPEGRRSVLRTVGEYLEQEEQWTPLGFEPTASPSSGINKMELLSCFSPVLWDLLQREKSVWALKILVQAYLHMPPENLQQLVLSAEREAAQGFLTLMHRSWAQLQVPPSEEEALGRLTALLLQQYPRLTSQLFIDLSPLIPFLAVSDLMRFPPSLLANDSVLAAIRDYSPGMRPEQKEALAKRLLAPDLFGEVPAWSQELLWAVLPLLPHLPLENFLQLSPHQIQALEDSWPAAGLGPGHARHVLRSLVNQSVQDGEEQVRRLGSLACFLSPEELQSLVPLSDPLGPVERGLLECAANGTLSPQGRVAYELLGVLRSSGGAVLSPRELRVWAPLFPQLGLRFLQELSEPQLRAMLPALQGTSVTPAQAVLLLGRLLPRHDLSLEELCSLHPLLPGLSSQTLQAIPRRVLVGACSCLAPELSRLSACQTAALLQTFRVKDGVKNIGTTGASAAVCIPGQPIPTTWPDCLLPLLPLKLLQLDSAALLANRRRYRELPWSEQQAQFLWKKMQVPTNLTLRNLQALGTLAGGMSCEFLQQINSMANFLEVVHMIYQLPTGVRGSLRACIWVELQRRMTMPEPELATMGPELSGLDTRLLLDLPVRLMDRLSNESIMLVVGLVRGAPEQLLALTPLHRVALAERALQNLAPKETTVSREVLETLGPLVGFLGIESTRRIPLPILLGQLNQLQGFCLGEPFATELGWLLSQEPALGKPELWSQGEVEQAGRLVLTLSTEAISLIPREALGQETLERLLEKQQSWEQSRVGQLCGRPQLASKKAALVAGVVRPTAEDLPEPVPNCADIRGTFPAAWSATQIAGMELSDFEDCLELFAGDPGLGPEELRAAMGKAKQLWGPPRGFRPEQILQLGRLLIGLGERELRELILVDWGVLSTLGQIDGWSSIQLRVVVSSFLRQSGRHVSHLDFLHLTALGYTLCGLRPEELQHISSWEFSQAALFLGNLHLQCSEEQLEVLAQLLVLPGGFGPVSNWGPEIFTEIGTIAAGIPDLALSALLQEQIQGLTPLAISVIPAPKFAVVFSPTQLSSLTSVQAVAVTPEQMAFLSPEQRRAVAWAQHEGKDSPEQQGRSTAWGLQDWSQPSWAMALTICFLGNLL, via the exons ATGGCTCTGAGCCTCTGGGCCCTGCTGCTGCCGCTGTCCTGTGCAG TGATTCTGGTCCCTACTGGGATTCAGTCCCTGGACCCTGGTCTCTCCCTCCTGAAGTCATTGCTCTCCACAATGGACCAAGCTCCTCAGCGGTCCCTCAGCCGCTCACAGTTCTCTGCATTCCTGGCcaacatttcttcttcctttgggcctgggagaatgggggagggacctGTGGGGGAGCCCCCACCtctccagccccctgccctccgGCTCCATGACTTCCTAGTGACACTGAGAGGCAGCCCAGACTGGGAGCCAATGCTAGGTCTACTAGGGGATGTGCTGGCACTGCTGGGACAGGAGCAGACCCCCCGGGACTTCCTGGGGCACCAAGCAGGTGTGCTGGGTGGACTCGCAGAGGTGTTGCTAGGAGCCTTAGTTCCTGTGGGGCCCCCAACCCCTACCCGGCCCCCATGCACCCGTGATGGGCCCTCTGACTGCGTCCTGGTGGCTGACTGGTTGCCTTCTCTGTTGCTCTTGTTAGAGGGTACACGATGGCAGGCCCTGGTACAGGTGCAGTCCAGTATGGACCCCACAAATGCCACAGGCCTCAATGGGAGGGAGCCAGCCCCCCACTTTTTACAGGGTCTGTTGGGTTTGCTCACCCCAGTAGGGGAGCCAGGCTCTGAGGAGGCTCTTTGGGGAGGTCTGCTGCGCACAGTGGGGGCCCCCCTCTATGCTGCCTTCCAGGAGGGGCTTCTCCGTGTCACTGACTCCCTACAGGATGAGGTCTTTTCCATTCTGGGGCAACCAGAGCCTGATGCCAATGGGCAGTGCCAGGGAG GCAACCTTCAACAGCTGCTTTTATG GGGCATCCGGCACAACCTTTCCTGGGATGTCCAGGCGCTGGGCTTTCTGTCTGGattgccacccccaccccccgccctcctccACTGTCTGAGCACAGGTGTGCCTCTGCCCAGGGCTTCCCAGCTCTCAGGCCACATCAGCCCTCGCCAACAGCGAGCCATCTCTGTGGAGGCCCTCTGCGAGAACCACTCAGGTCCAGCACCACCCTACAGCATTTCCAACTTCTCCATCCACTTGCTCTGCCAGCACGCCAAGCCTGCCACCCCGCAGCCCCCTCCCAGCACCATTGCCATCTGCCAGACAGCTGTGTGGTATGCAGTCTCATGGGCACCAGGTGCCCAAGGCTGGCTACAGGCCTGCCATGACCAGTTTCCTGATCAGTTCCTGGAGGCAATATGTAGCAACCTCTCCTTTTCAGCCTTGTCTGGCCCCAATCGCCGTCTGGTAAAGCGGCTCTGTGCTGgtcttctcccaccccccaccagctgTCCTGAAGGACTGCCTTCTGTTCCCCTCACCCCAGAGATCTTCTGGGGCTGCTTCTTGGAGAATGAGACCCTGTGGGCTGAGCGGCTGTGTGGAGAGGCGGGTCTGCAGGCTGTGCCCCCCAGCAATCAGGCTTGGGTTCAGCATGTGTGCCAGGGCCCTACCCCAGATGCCACTGCCTTCCCACCCTGCCACATTGGACCTTGTGGGGAACGCTGCCCAGATGGGGGCAGCTTCCTGATGATGGTCTGTGCCAATGATACCATGTATGAAGCGCTTGTGCCCTTCTGGCCTTGGCTAGCAGGCCAGTGCAGGATAAGTCGTGGGGGCAATGACACTTGCTTCCTAGAGGGGCTACTGGGCCCTCTTCTGCCCTCTCTGCCACCACTGGGACCATCCCCACTGTGTCTGGCCCCAGCCCCCTTCCTGCTTGGCATGCTATCCCAGTTGCCACGTTGTCAGTCCTCTGTACCAGCCCTTGCCCACTCCACACGCCTACACTATCTCCTGCGCCTGCTGACCTTTCTTCTgggtccaggggctggggggactGAGGCCCAGGGGATGCTGGGTCAGGCCCTGATGCTCTCCAGTCTCCCAGACAACTGCTCCTTCTGGGATGCCTTCCGCCCAGAGGGCCGGCGCAGTGTGCTGCGGACAGTTGGGGAGTACCTGGAACAGGAGGAGCAGTGGACCCCGCTGGGCTTTGAACCCACTGCCAGCCCCAGCTCTGGTATAAACAAGATGGAGCTGCTGTCCTGCTTCAGT CCTGTGCTATGGGATCTGCTCCAGAGGGAGAAGAGTGTTTGGGCCCTGAAGATTCTAGTGCAG GCATACCTGCACATGCCACCAGAAAATCTCCAGCAGCTGGTGCTTtcagcagagagggaggctgcTCAGGGCTTCCTGACGCTCATGCACCGTTCCTGGGCTCAGCTTCAG GTGCCACCATCTGAGGAGGAAGCCCTGGGTCGCCTGACAGCCTTGTTGCTCCAGCAGTACCCGCGCCTCACCTCCCAGCTCTTCATTGACCTGTCACCGCTCATCCCCTTCTTGGCTGTCTCTGACCTGATGCGCTTCCCACCATCCTTGTTGGCCAATGACAGTGT ACTGGCTGCCATCCGAGATTACAGCCCAGGAATGAGGCCTGAACAGAAGGAAGCTCTTGCAAAGCGACTGCTGGCCCCTGACTTGTTTGGGGAAGTGCCCGCCTGGTCCCAGGAGCTACTGTGGGCAGTGTTgcccctgctcccccacctccctctggagAACTTTCTGCAGCTCAGCCCTCACCAG ATCCAGGCCCTGGAGGATAGTTGGCCAGCAGCAGGTCTTGGGCCAGGGCATGCCCGGCATGTGCTACGAAGCCTGGTGAACCAGAGTGTCCAGGACGGAGAAGAGCAGGTGCGCAG GCTGGGGTCCCTCGCCTGTTTCCTGAGCCCTGAGGAGCTGCAGAGCCTGGTACCCTTGAGTGATCCACTGGGGCCAGTAGAACGGGGGCTGCTGGAATGTGCGGCCAACGGGACCCTCAGCCCACAAGGACGG GTGGCATATGAACTTCTGGGGGTATTGCGCTCATCTGGAGGAGCTGTGCTGAGCCCCCGGGAGCTGCGGGTCTGggcccctctcttccctcagctGGGCCTCCGCTTCCTGCAGGAGCTGTCAGAGCCCCAGCTCAGAGCCATGCTTCCTGCCCTGCAGGGCACCAGTGTCACACCAGCCCAG GCTGTCTTACTGCTTGGACGGCTCCTCCCTAGGCATGAT CTGTCCCTGGAGGAACTCTGCTCCTTGCACCCTCTGCTGCCAGGCCTCAGCTCCCAGACACTCCAGGCCATCCCTAGACGAGTTCTGGTTGGGGCCTGTTCCTGCCTGGCCCCTGAACTGTCACGCCTCTCAGCTTGCCAGACTGCAGCATTGCTGCAGACCTTTCGG GTGAAAGACGGCGTTAAAAACATAGGTACAACAGGTGCCAGTGCAGCTGTGTGTATCCCTGGTCAG cccATCCCCACCACCTGGCCAGACTGCCtgcttcccctgctcccactAAAGCTGCTACAGCTGGACTCTGCGGCTCTTCTGGCTAACCGAAGGCGCTACCGGGAGCTGCCCTGGTCTGAGCAGCAG gCTCAGTTTCTCTGGAAGAAGATGCAGGTGCCCACGAACCTGACACTCAGGAATCTGCA GGCTCTGGGCACCCTGGCAGGGGGCATGTCGTGTGAGTTTCTGCAGCAGATCAACTCAATGGCAAACTTCCTTGAAGTAGTGCACATGATCTATCAGCTGCCCACTGGAGTTCGAGGGAGTCTG AGAGCCTGTATCTGGGTGGAGCTACAGCGGAGGATGACAATGCCAGAGCCAGAGCTGGCAACCATGGGGCCAGAACTGAGTGGGCTAGACACCAGGCTACTCTTGGATTTACC GGTCCGGTTGATGGATAGACTGTCCAATGAATCTATTATGTTGGTGGTGGGGCTGGTACGAGGAGCTCCAGAGCAGCTGCTGGCACTGACCCCACTCCACCGGGTGGCCCTGGCAGAGAGGGCACTACAAAACTTG GCTCCAAAGGAGACAACAGTCTCAAGGGAAGTGCTGGAGACATTGGGCCCCTTGGTTGGATTCCTGGGGATAGAGAGTACACGACGGATCCCCCTACCGATCCTGCTGGGCCAACTCAATCAGCTGCAGGGCTTCTGCCTAGGAGAGCCATTTGCCACAGAGCTGGGATGGCTCTTGTCACAGGAGCCTGCTCTTGG GAAGCCAGAGTTGTGGAGCCAGGGTGAAGTAGAGCAAGCTGGACGCCTAGTACTCACTCTGTCTACTGAAGCTATTTCCTTGATCCCCAGG GAGGCCTTGGGCCAAGAGACTCTGGAGCGGCTCCTAGAGAAGCAGCAGAGTTGGGAGCAGAGCAGAGTTGGACAGCTATGTGGAAGACCACAGCTTGCTTCCAAGAAAGCTGCCTTGGTAGCTGGGGTTGTACGGCCCACTGCAGAAGATCTCCCAG AACCTGTGCCAAATTGTGCAGATATACGAGGGACATTCCCAGCAGCCTGGTCAGCAACCCAGATTGCAGGGATGGAGCTCTCAGACTTTGAGGACTGCCTGGAATTATTCGCAGGAGACCCAGGACTTGGGCCTGAGGAACTACGGGCAGCTATGGGCAAGGCAAAACAG TTGTGGGGTCCTCCCCGGGGATTCCGTCCTGAGCAGATCCTGCAGCTAGGCCGGCTCTTAATAGGTTTAGGAGAGCGGGAACTACGGGAGCTGATCCTAGTGGACTGGGGAGTGCTGAGCACCCTGGGGCAGATAGATGGCTGGAGCTCCATCCAG CTCCGGGTTGTGGTCTCCAGTTTCTTGCGGCAGAGTGGCCGGCATGTGAGCCACCTGGACTTCCTTCATCTGACTGCACTGGGTTATACACTCTGTGGACTTCGGCCAGAGGAGCTACAGCATATCAGCAGTTGGGAATTTAG CCAAGCAGCTCTCTTCCTGGGCAATCTGCATCTCCAGTGTTCTGAGGAGCAACTGGAAGTTCTGGCCCAGCTCCTTGTGCTGCCCGGTGGTTTTGGTCCAGTCAGTAACTGGGGGCCTGAGATCTTCACTGAAATCGGCACAATAGCAG CAGGGATCCCAGACCTGGCTCTTTCAGCACTGCTGCAGGAACAGATCCAGGGCCTTACCCCTCTTGCTATTTCTGTCATCCCTGCTCCTAAATTTGCT GTGGTGTTCAGTCCCACCCAGCTATCTAGTCTCACAAGTGTTCAGGCTGTGGCTGTCACTCCTGAACAAATGGCCTTTCTGAGTCCTGAGCAGCGACGAGCAGTTGCATGGGCCCAGCATGAGGGGAAGGACAGCCCAGAACAGCAGG GTCGAAGCACAGCCTGGGGCCTTCAGGACTGGTCACAACCCTCCTGGGCCATGGCATTGACCATCTGCTTCCTTGGCAACCTGCTTTGA
- the LOC115516016 gene encoding creatine kinase U-type, mitochondrial produces MAGPFSRLLSARPGLRLLALAGAGSLAAGFLLRPEPIRAASERRRLYPPSAEYPDLRKHNNCMASHLTPAVYARLCDKTTPTGWTLDQCIQTGVDNPGHPFIKTVGMVAGDEETYEVFAELFDPVIQERHNGYDPRTMKHTTDLDASKIRSGYFDERYVLSSRVRTGRSIRGLSLPPACTRAERREVERVVVDALSGLKGDLAGRYYRLSEMTEAEQQQLIDDHFLFDKPVSPLLTAAGMARDWPDARGIWHNNEKSFLIWVNEEDHTRVISMEKGGNMKKVFERFCRGLKEVERLIQERGWEFMWNERLGYILTCPSNLGTGLRAGVHIKLPLLSKDSRFPKILENLRLQKRGTGGVDTAATGSVFDISNLDRLGKSEVELVQLVIDGVNYLIDCERRLERGQDIRIPPPLIHNKH; encoded by the exons ATGGCTGGTCCCTTCTCTCGTCTGCTGTCCGCCCGCCCGGGGCTCAGGCTCCTGGCTTTGGCTGGAGCTGGGTCACTAGCCGCTGGGTTTCTGCTCCGCCCGGAACCTATAAGGGCCGCCAGTGAACGACGGAGGCTGTATCCCCCGAG CGCTGAGTACCCAGACCTCCGAAAGCACAACAACTGCATGGCCAGTCACCTGACCCCAGCAGTCTATGCCCGGCTCTGCGACAAGACCACACCCACTGGTTGGACGCTAGATCAGTGTATCCAGACTGGCGTGGACAACCCCGGCCACCCCTTCATCAAGACTGTGGGCATGGTAGCTGGAGATGAGGAGACCTATGAG GTATTTGCTGAGCTGTTTGATCCTGTGATACAAGAGCGACACAATGGATATGACCCTCGAACAATGAAACATACCACTGATCTGGATGCCAGCAAG ATCCGTTCTGGCTACTTTGATGAGAGGTATGTATTGTCCTCAAGAGTCAGAACTGGCCGAAGTATCCGGGGACTCAGCCTTCCTCCAGCCTGTACTCGGGCAGAGCGACGAGAGGTGGAACGTGTTGTAGTGGATGCACTGAGTGGCCTGAAGGGTGACCTCGCTGGACGTTACTATCGGCTCAGTGAGATGACAGAGGCTGAACAGCAGCAGCTTATTGAT GACCACTTCCTATTTGATAAGCCCGTGTCCCCACTGCTGACTGCGGCAGGAATGGCTCGAGACTGGCCAGATGCTCGTGGAATCTG GCACAACAATGAGAAGAGCTTCTTGATCTGGGTGAATGAAGAGGATCATACACGGGTCATCTCCATGGAGAAGGGTGGCAACATGAAGAAAGTGTTTGAAAGATTCTGTCGAGGCCTCAAAGAg GTGGAACGGCTGATCCAGGAGCGTGGCTGGGAGTTCATGTGGAATGAGCGTTTGGGATACATCTTGACCTGTCCGTCTAACCTGGGCACTGGACTTCGGGCAGGAGTACACATCAAACTGCCCCTGCTAAGCAAA GATAGCCGCTTCCCAAAGATCCTGGAGAACTTAAGACTCCAAAAGCGTGGCACCGGTGGAGTGGACACAGCTGCCACAGGCAGCGTCTTTGACATCTCTAATTTGGACCGACTGGGCAAGTCAGAG GTGGAGCTGGTGCAGCTGGTCATCGATGGAGTAAACTATTTGATTGATTGTGAACGGCGTCTGGAAAGAGGCCAGGATATCCGCATCCCTCCACCTCTCATCCACAATAAGCATTAA